The nucleotide sequence ACACGGAGGCCAAGGCCAAGCTGAACAGGCCCTCCCCCTCCGTGTCTTCAGCCAAGGGGCCACGGGCAGATGGCGGGGCAGGGCTCTGGGTCAGAGAACATTCCTTAAACTGCTATAAAGACAAACTGAGAACATGCCAGAGAAGTCCTCCCCCGCTAGCAAAACCACCCTAAGCAGAGTGCAAGCCCCCAAAACTCTCAACAGTTACAAGCAGCCCATTTGGGGTCAGTGTGGTGAATGTGGCAAATCTGAGCAGCCAGGCAGTCGCTGACATGGAGCCACCCAGGTGTGTGGGCGCATGGGGGCTTCCTAACTTCTGCACTCCTAGTCTCACGCCCCACATCCCCAGAACTCCAGTCAGCAGCCATCGTGTGCCTGAGTGCTCAGACTGTGCACATGGGTCTTCTTCGCAGCCTGGCACTCCCACGCACCTGCACGCACATCTGTAGACACGTTTCCTCTTCCACGGCCTCCCGGGTCCACACGGTCACCCCAGTATGTCATAGATGCTAGCCTCGCCCAGCGGTGTCCACTTCTTCCTTCTGCCCCCATGAGGCCAAAGCGTCTCCTTATGGGGCTTACCACTGGAAGGGGACCCATGGGGGTTCACTCAGACCCCACGCCCCACAGGTCCCAGGGCTTCTGGGATCTACGGAAGGGAGTGGGGCTGTCACAGGACCATCCAGGAGGCTTACGGTTACAGGGAGGGGTCAAAGCCTCAGCTCCTGGGGTGGGGAGGACGGTGGGGTCTGTCGGGGCCAGGCCCTCCCTCCGCCCACAGCCTTGCCCTGGCTGCCCGGCTGGCCCTCAGCCTGCCCCCGCCTGCTTCCCACCCCACAGAAGACGTCTTCCCCTGCAAGGACTGTGGCATCTGGTACCGCAGCGAGCGTAACCTGCAAGCACACCTGCTCTACTACTGTGCCAGCCGCCAGGGCGCCGGCTCCCCGGCCGCAGCTGCTGCGGACGAGAAGCCCAAGGAGACCTACCCCAACGAACGTGtctgccccttcccccagtgcCGCAAGAGCTGCCCCAGCGCCAGCTCCCTGGAGATCCATATGCGCAGCCACAGCGGTGAGCCCCCACAGCGGTGAGCCCCCACCCCAGACGCGGGTCCTCAGGATGCCGGCTGCTTCCCCACCCAGTCCTGCAGGCCGCCCCGGAAAACCCACATGCAAGCACCCACAGTGCCACGATTCACCTGTGTGGTCTCCGGCACACCCAAGACCCCCGCAGGGGCCCAGAGCAGGCAGGCCAGCCTGTGGGCTATCTGGGTAGTCAGCTGAGGGCTGGGCCCACTGCAGTCCCGAGAGACAAAGGGCCAAGGAGGGGGAGGGGTGTAAAGAGCCTTCAGCACTGGGTCCCCCCCTCCGGCACAGTTCATGGCCCTGGCCCAGTTGCCTTCCTCGTCCCTGGAGTCCCAAGGTCAAGCTGGCCCGGGCACCGCTCTTATGCGCCCTGTGTTCCAGGAGAGCGGCCCTTCGTGTGCCTGATCTGCCTGTCGGCCTTCACCACCAAGGCCAACTGCGAGCGGCACCTCAAGGTGCACACGGACACGCTGAGCGGTAGGCGCCACAGGAGCCGGGGGATGTGTGGGGCCCGCCCTCCGCCCTGGGCCCTGACCAACTCGCCATGGCCCACAGGTGTCTGCCACAGCTGTGGCTTCATCTCCACCACAAGGGACATCCTCTACAGCCACCTGGTCACCAACCACATGGTCTGCCAGCCAGGCTCCAAGGGTGAGATCTACTCGCCAGGGGCCGGACACCCAGCAACCAAGCTGCCCCCAGGTGAGCAGCCCTGTGGGGGCCACCCCCTGCCCCTTGGGCCCCCTGAGCAGAGGGAAGGGAGCGGGCTTGTAGCCCAAGACAGGTGTAAACCATTTCcgcccacccctcccctccctgagCTCGCCCTTCAGCTCTGACCGGCCAAGTCCTGCCCCAGGCCTGAGGTGCCACCCCTGCGGTCTCTCTGCAGACAGTCTGGGTAGCTTCCAGCAGCAGCACACGACCCTGCACGGCCCCCTGGCCTCTGCGGACCTGGGTCTGGCGCCCACCCCATCGCCAGGACTGGACAGAAAGGCCCTGGCAGAGGCCACCAACGGAGAGGCCAGAGCAGCCCCCCAGAATGGAGGCAGCAGCGGGCCCCCGGCGGCCCCCAGGAGCATCAAGCTGGAGGCGGTGGAGGAGCCGGAGGCCGCCCGCGCCCCGGGCACCGGAGAGCCTGGGCCCCAGGCCCCGTCGCGGACGCCGTCGCCTCGCAGCCCCGCCCCGGCCAGGGTGAAGGCCGAGCTGTCCAGCCCCACGCCGGTCTCCAGCCCGGTGCCAGGCGAGCTGAGCCTGGCCGGGGCCCTGTTCCTGCCGCAGTACGTGTTCGGGCCCGATGCGGCGCCCCCAGCCTCGGAGATCCTGGCCAAGATGTCCGAGCTGGTGCACAGCAGGCTGCAGCAAGGCGCGGGCGCGGGAGCCGGCGGCGCGCAGACCGGGCTCTTCGCGGGTGCCCCCAAGGGCGCTACGTGCTTCGAGTGCGAGATCACCTTTAGCAACGTCAACAACTACTACGTGCACAAGCGCCTCTACTGCTCGGGCCGCCGCGCGCCCGAGGACGCGCCCGCCGCGCGCAGACCCAAGGCGCCCCCCGGCCCGGCCCGCGCGCCCCCTGGCCCGCCCGCCGAGCCCGACGCGCCGCGCTCGTCCCCGGGCCCCGGAGCGAGCGAGGACGGGGCCGGGGGTGCGGCCACGCCCGAGGACGGCGCGGGCGGCCGGGGCAGCGAGGGCAGCCAGAGCCCGGGTAGCTCCGTGGACGACGCGGAGGACGACCCCAGCCGCACGCTGTGCGAGGCCTGCAACATCCGCTTCAGCCGCCACGAGACCTACAGCGTGCACAAGCGTTACTACTGCGCCTCGCGCCACGACCCGCCGCCGCGCCGCCCGGCCGCGCCCCCGGGAACCCCCGGGCCGGCCGTGCCCCCGGCCCCCGCCCCAGTCGCGCCCGTGCGCACGCGCAGACGCCGCAAGCTTTACGAGCTGCACGCGGCCGGCGCCCCGCCCCCCCCGCCGCCCGGCCACGCCCCCGCTCCCGAGTCGCCGCGGCCCGGAAGCGGAAGCGGAAGCGGCCCTGGCACCGCCCCTGCGCGCTCGCCAGGCCCGGCGGCCGACGGTCCCATCGACTTAAGCAAGAAGCCGCGGCGCCCGCCCGCCGGAGCCTCGGCACCAGCGCTGGCCGACTACCACGAGTGCACGGCCTGCCGCGTGAGCTTCCACAGCCTCGAGGCCTACCTGGCGCACAAGAAGTACTCGTGCCCCGCTGCGCCACCGCCCGGCGCGCTCGGCCTCCCCGCCGCCGCCTGCCCCTACTGCCCCCCGAACGGCCCGGTGCGCGGGGACCTGCTGGAGCATTTCCGCCTGGCGCACGGCCTGCTGCTCGGCGCACCCCTGGCCGGCCCGGGGGTCGAGGCCCGGACGCCGGCCGACCGCGGTCCGTCGCCCGCACCTGCGCCCGCCGCCTCCCCGCAGCCCGAGCCCCGCGGCCCCCGGGACGGCCTCGGCCCGGAGCTCCAGGAGCCGCCGCCGGGCCCGCCCCCGTCCCCGGCCGCCGCGCCCGAGGCCGTGCCACCCCCGCCGGCGCCCCCCTCCTACTCGGACAAGGGCGTCCAGACCCCCAGCAAGGGCACGCCGGCGCCCCTACCCAACGGCAACCACCGGTACTGCCGCCTTTGCAACATCAAGTTCAGCAGCCTGTCCACCTTCATCGCCCACAAGAAGTATTACTGCTCCTCGCACGCCGCCGAGCACGTGAAGTGAGCGCCACACTACAGCCGCAGACGCTTTGCACGCCCCCCGGCGAGGCGGGGGGGGGCCGCCCCCAGGCCGTACGGACTCTGGCTCCTGGGAACCCCGCCATGCACAGGCCTGGGCGGAGGGGCTCGCAAGGGACAGCGCCCGCCTGGACCCTTGGCACTTAATAAAGAAGTACAGTTTGATGAGCATGGTGGTGGACCAGCCTAGTTCTCTGAGCCGGCAGGCACACGCAGCCAGCGTCACCTCCACCCCCGGTTTGTACACAGGCCCCTGCGGCCCAGAGTGGCTGGGCCCCTGCAGGAGTCACACCGCAGGTGGTGCTAAGAGCTAGACCGACCCTCAGGTTGGAGACCACAGCACACACTGAACCACTGCAGGGCCAGCCGCTCTGggcccactccaccccacccctgtCCATAAACCCCTAGGGAGGGCAGCCTCCGCACTGCTGACCCTCTCCGCGGTCTACTTGGCCACCAGACACAGAAGGGAAAGGCACTGTCCTGGCTGACCATCCCCCAACCCTCCATGGTCCTGGGGGTCCGATGTCCCCCATCCAGTCACAGACCACCAGggatggcaggggtgggggcgCCCTGGGGAGGATGAAGCCCTGTGGTCGCCAAAGGGGGGGGAAGAATGGGCGAGTAGGTGGACAGGAGAGGAAAACGAAGGGCAAAGCATTCCCTGGCCTCCAGGGGGTCCTGATGCTCACTGGTGGGTGCACCTCTCCCTCAGAACCAGGGCTGGGGACAGCTGTGTGATGGCGGAGTCGGTGCAAGGACCAGGGCACCCCACCCTGTCTTCCCTGCCGTGCTGGGCTGTATGGGCCGGCAACACTGAGGGAATACGTGGCTGACCACAGTGAGCCACGGCGTCACCTTGCCGTTTGCAGCTGGGCGGCTGTGGGCAGCCTCCATCGTGCTTTCTCACTGGAGAACAAAAACATTTCTCCACTCCCGacgtcactttttttttttttttttttttttttgagccggagtctcgctctgtcgcccaggctggagtgcagtggcacgatctcggctcactgcaagctccgcctcccaggttcacgccattctcctgcctcagcctcccgagtagctgggactacaggcgcccacaaccgcgcccggctaattttttgtatttttagtagagacggggtttcaccgtggtctcgatctcctgaccttgtgatccgcccgcctcggcctcccaaagtgctgggattacaggcgtgagccaccgtgcccggctatttttttatttttggaaacggggtctcactctcttgcccaggctggagtgcagtggcacactcacagctcactgcagcctgaccttgtgggctcaagtgattctcccacctcagcctcttgagtagctggggctccaggtgtacaccaccatgcccagctaattttcgtattttttgtagaaatggtgtcttgctatgttgcccaggctggccaaccctatttttttttagagctgaggtcttgctctgttccccaaggctggagttcagtggcacgatcgtaAGTcacctgcagcctcaaactcctgggccgaaaccatcttcctgcctcagcctcccgactagctgggactacaggcttgacccgccacacctggctaacttaacaaatttttatagagacaaggtcttgcccaagatggtctcaaactcctgacctccagtgctcctccagcctcagcctcccaaagcattagggctacaggcgcgagccaccattcccagcccatTTCCAGCTCTACTTGAACTAGCTGCATTTTTTTCGGCTTTGCCCAGCAGCCCTGGTGAGTGCAAGCGAACGAGGCAGTGGTCTCGCCTCAGAAGCCCAAGGCACTTCCCAGCCGGTCCAGGGCTCACTCTCCCGCCCGCAGCTCCTGGGCCTGGGTCTGCAACGCTTTCAGTGGTGTCTGGTGTCTTTGTCCACCTGCCCACTAGGGTGTCTGGCCAGATGGGGCCTGTGGCCAAGGCCACTGGACAGACAGGGCTCCCACCCCCTCCCAGGGGCCTGAGCTCCAGGGAAGGCAAGCAGCCTCTTCCTCACAGACACCCCTTTTGTTGAAGGCCAGGTGATCATGGGGACGGGAGGCACGGACCCCTCAGCCTGCTCGTCATTTGCATTGTTCTACATGAATTTGCATGGAGGGTTCAGGAGGCTCTGCCCCCAGGTCCTCCCCAGGTGCAGGCAGAGGGTACAAGATGTTCTAAGAAATAGAAaccttgggccgggcgcggtggctcaagcctgtaatcccagcactttgggaggccgaggcgggcggatcacaaggtcaggagatcgagaccacagtgaaaccccgtctctactaaaaatacaaaaaattagccgggcgcggtggcgggcgcctgtagtcccagctactcaggaggctgaggcaggagaatggcgggaacccgggaggcggagcttgcagtgagccgagatcgcgccactgcactccagcctgggcaacagcgtgagactccgtctcaaaaaaaaaaaaaaaaaaaaaaagaaatagaaaccttGGTGGGGGTTGTAAACTGTGTGttcatttaaaagtaaacttCTTAAAGGTGCCTAGAAACTTTTAAGGATACAGTCTCTGGTGAGCGACAGGTGCTCAAAGGGGCAAAAAAAACTCCAGCGTCCTCACCCACCTTGAGCCCCACCCCAAACCTGACCAAGTGAGGCCCCGTAATGGAAGACACAGAGGAGAGGCTGGAAGACAGAGCCCAGCAGCGCTGCACAAACCCACCCTGCACCACAGGAGTGGGAGTTCCTGGGCCCTGCAGCCCTTTCTGGGAGCTCACCTCAGGCAACAAGGACCATGTGACCGGGACCCAGACCTGAAGTCACCCCAGAGAGCCCCACCATGGCCCGGACGCGAAGCTTTAGGGCAGCACACTGAGCCTCATGAAGGGCCCTGCACCTTTCCTGGCTTGCATGACCCCCCACTGCCCCTAGCATGCAGGGCTGGGTACTGCTGCCCTCGCCCATCCCAGGTAATTTGCGTGCGGCCAGAGCCCGTCCCCACTGCACCCAGGACTCGCCTCTGGCTCGCGTCTTCTGCACAGACCCTGGGGCCCCCACACCTGGCAGACGCCATCAGTCACCCCTACTCCCTCAAGCCATCACCCCAGTCCCCCCCGACCAGACCCCCGCCTGGACCTCCACCCTATGCCTCCCCTGCAGCCACTGACGCGGTGGTGGCCCAGGCCTTCTCTGACTCTCCCCAGGAAGCTGCCAGCCCTGCTCGCAGATGCCCCCTCGCCCCCACAGCTGGTTCTCTGCTGAGCCAGGTTCAAGGCTCTGAGTCTGCCCCGGTCTCCCCTTGAAGTTCTCCCTCCACACTCCTGGGGTGGGCTCATGGTCTTCTCTCCACTAATTCTCTAGTGCAGCCACCCGTCCTCTGAGCCCTAGACCTGCAGACCTACAGCCCCGGTGTCCCTCCAGGCCCTTGATGTACCGTGAGTGACTGCACCTCCCACACACCTGTGACTTCTGCCCACACCTGCGCAggcttccctcccaccccccgCCAGTCCACCTGTCTCCCCACACCTGTGCAGGCATCCCCTTGTCCCACCTGTCTCCCGTTACCTGTGCAAGTATCCCCCTGGCTCACTGTCTCCTCCCCTCACCTGCACAGGCGTCCTCACTGGCCCCCGCCCCTGAAGGGGGAGAGCACTCACCCTTCATTGTCAAAGCAATGCTTGATTTGTCCAAAACCCACCGCTTCCCAAACCCATCCACCATCGCCGACTCCCAGGCCTGGGACTTCACCCTTGGGTCTCTGAACAGCCGCTTCCAAATCTCGAGGGTCCACTCCCCACACAGCTGccacctctcccctctcccctgctCTGAGGCCCGGCCCCACCCCCGGGTGCCTGTGCTTCACATGTGAAACCCCTTCGTTACTGGCCCCACCTTCAAAGATCAGAAGTCCCCCCTTCTCTGCCTCCGCACAGAGGAGAGGAGCCTCCCGACGGTGGCCTCTCCTGACGGCAGCCCCCGACCCCGCCAAGTCCACCACCCTCTGGACCCCCTGCTGCAGCTGGCTGCTCCAGGCAGTGCCTCCTGATGCCCTCTTTCCTCCTCGGAGGCTGCCCTTGTCATCCGGCTGTCAGCTTATCTGGCCCCCAGACCTGTCCACGGCTCACTTCCCGCATAGGAACGGTCACTCTGCATCTCTGTCCCCGGCTCACTCCGTGTGGGAACGGTCACTCTGCATCTCTGTCCCCGGCTCACTCTGTGTAGGAACGGTCTCTCTGCATTTCTGTCCCCGGTTCACTCCGTGTGGGAACGGTCACTCTGCATCTCTGTCCTCTTGCCCGTTGCCTACTGGCCTATCTCCTGTGAAAGCTGGGGCTGCGCCTGCtggacctctgcctcccaggcaccCACAAGTGGCCGGCACCAAGGAGGGGCCTGCATCCATTGAAGTCACAGGGTGTGTGTGGACCACAGACAAAACAGCCAACCCTTCCCCACGCCCAGCAGTCACTCCCACTGTCCCAGCCACACGGTCCACTGGTCTCCCCACGCCCAGCAGTCACTCCCACTGTCACAGCCACACGGTCCACTGGTCTCCCCACGCCCAGCAGTCACTCCCACTGTCCCAGCCACACGGTCCACTCGTGGCACATGGCACACAGCCACCATCACAGCCCACTCTCCAGTCACACTGTCCACTGAGTCCCTTGTGTGACTGAGCTGCTCAGACCCCTGCATTCCAAGCTgcttcctcccccctcctcc is from Macaca fascicularis isolate 582-1 chromosome 20, T2T-MFA8v1.1 and encodes:
- the ZFPM1 gene encoding zinc finger protein ZFPM1 isoform X4, encoding MLAHPHRHRPPHPREAPRSWKDRNRNPGPRRKSRAVPGAGQSPALTLLLVDEACWLRTLPQALTEAEANTEIHRKDDALWCRVTKPVPAGGLLSVLLTAEPRSTPGHPVKKEPAEPMCPAPAHDLQLLPQQAGMASILATAVINKDVFPCKDCGIWYRSERNLQAHLLYYCASRQGAGSPAAAAADEKPKETYPNERVCPFPQCRKSCPSASSLEIHMRSHSGERPFVCLICLSAFTTKANCERHLKVHTDTLSGVCHSCGFISTTRDILYSHLVTNHMVCQPGSKGEIYSPGAGHPATKLPPDSLGSFQQQHTTLHGPLASADLGLAPTPSPGLDRKALAEATNGEARAAPQNGGSSGPPAAPRSIKLEAVEEPEAARAPGTGEPGPQAPSRTPSPRSPAPARVKAELSSPTPVSSPVPGELSLAGALFLPQYVFGPDAAPPASEILAKMSELVHSRLQQGAGAGAGGAQTGLFAGAPKGATCFECEITFSNVNNYYVHKRLYCSGRRAPEDAPAARRPKAPPGPARAPPGPPAEPDAPRSSPGPGASEDGAGGAATPEDGAGGRGSEGSQSPGSSVDDAEDDPSRTLCEACNIRFSRHETYSVHKRYYCASRHDPPPRRPAAPPGTPGPAVPPAPAPVAPVRTRRRRKLYELHAAGAPPPPPPGHAPAPESPRPGSGSGSGPGTAPARSPGPAADGPIDLSKKPRRPPAGASAPALADYHECTACRVSFHSLEAYLAHKKYSCPAAPPPGALGLPAAACPYCPPNGPVRGDLLEHFRLAHGLLLGAPLAGPGVEARTPADRGPSPAPAPAASPQPEPRGPRDGLGPELQEPPPGPPPSPAAAPEAVPPPPAPPSYSDKGVQTPSKGTPAPLPNGNHRYCRLCNIKFSSLSTFIAHKKYYCSSHAAEHVK
- the ZFPM1 gene encoding zinc finger protein ZFPM1 isoform X2, which gives rise to MSRRKQSNPRQIKRSLGDMEAGEEMQLVGTSHTEQKATAPEALSPPSTDVSSPPPPPTPTSPGGPKELEGQEPEPRPTEEEPGSPWSGPDELEPVVQDGQRRVRARLSLAMGLSWGPFHGSVQTGASSPGQVEPSPALTLLLVDEACWLRTLPQALTEAEANTEIHRKDDALWCRVTKPVPAGGLLSVLLTAEPRSTPGHPVKKEPAEPMCPAPAHDLQLLPQQAGMASILATAVINKDVFPCKDCGIWYRSERNLQAHLLYYCASRQGAGSPAAAAADEKPKETYPNERVCPFPQCRKSCPSASSLEIHMRSHSGERPFVCLICLSAFTTKANCERHLKVHTDTLSGVCHSCGFISTTRDILYSHLVTNHMVCQPGSKGEIYSPGAGHPATKLPPDSLGSFQQQHTTLHGPLASADLGLAPTPSPGLDRKALAEATNGEARAAPQNGGSSGPPAAPRSIKLEAVEEPEAARAPGTGEPGPQAPSRTPSPRSPAPARVKAELSSPTPVSSPVPGELSLAGALFLPQYVFGPDAAPPASEILAKMSELVHSRLQQGAGAGAGGAQTGLFAGAPKGATCFECEITFSNVNNYYVHKRLYCSGRRAPEDAPAARRPKAPPGPARAPPGPPAEPDAPRSSPGPGASEDGAGGAATPEDGAGGRGSEGSQSPGSSVDDAEDDPSRTLCEACNIRFSRHETYSVHKRYYCASRHDPPPRRPAAPPGTPGPAVPPAPAPVAPVRTRRRRKLYELHAAGAPPPPPPGHAPAPESPRPGSGSGSGPGTAPARSPGPAADGPIDLSKKPRRPPAGASAPALADYHECTACRVSFHSLEAYLAHKKYSCPAAPPPGALGLPAAACPYCPPNGPVRGDLLEHFRLAHGLLLGAPLAGPGVEARTPADRGPSPAPAPAASPQPEPRGPRDGLGPELQEPPPGPPPSPAAAPEAVPPPPAPPSYSDKGVQTPSKGTPAPLPNGNHRYCRLCNIKFSSLSTFIAHKKYYCSSHAAEHVK
- the ZFPM1 gene encoding zinc finger protein ZFPM1 isoform X1; this translates as MERRFGHAHAHMPGPFSTPSADRGHAELPHSPESSLGDMEAGEEMQLVGTSHTEQKATAPEALSPPSTDVSSPPPPPTPTSPGGPKELEGQEPEPRPTEEEPGSPWSGPDELEPVVQDGQRRVRARLSLAMGLSWGPFHGSVQTGASSPGQVEPSPALTLLLVDEACWLRTLPQALTEAEANTEIHRKDDALWCRVTKPVPAGGLLSVLLTAEPRSTPGHPVKKEPAEPMCPAPAHDLQLLPQQAGMASILATAVINKDVFPCKDCGIWYRSERNLQAHLLYYCASRQGAGSPAAAAADEKPKETYPNERVCPFPQCRKSCPSASSLEIHMRSHSGERPFVCLICLSAFTTKANCERHLKVHTDTLSGVCHSCGFISTTRDILYSHLVTNHMVCQPGSKGEIYSPGAGHPATKLPPDSLGSFQQQHTTLHGPLASADLGLAPTPSPGLDRKALAEATNGEARAAPQNGGSSGPPAAPRSIKLEAVEEPEAARAPGTGEPGPQAPSRTPSPRSPAPARVKAELSSPTPVSSPVPGELSLAGALFLPQYVFGPDAAPPASEILAKMSELVHSRLQQGAGAGAGGAQTGLFAGAPKGATCFECEITFSNVNNYYVHKRLYCSGRRAPEDAPAARRPKAPPGPARAPPGPPAEPDAPRSSPGPGASEDGAGGAATPEDGAGGRGSEGSQSPGSSVDDAEDDPSRTLCEACNIRFSRHETYSVHKRYYCASRHDPPPRRPAAPPGTPGPAVPPAPAPVAPVRTRRRRKLYELHAAGAPPPPPPGHAPAPESPRPGSGSGSGPGTAPARSPGPAADGPIDLSKKPRRPPAGASAPALADYHECTACRVSFHSLEAYLAHKKYSCPAAPPPGALGLPAAACPYCPPNGPVRGDLLEHFRLAHGLLLGAPLAGPGVEARTPADRGPSPAPAPAASPQPEPRGPRDGLGPELQEPPPGPPPSPAAAPEAVPPPPAPPSYSDKGVQTPSKGTPAPLPNGNHRYCRLCNIKFSSLSTFIAHKKYYCSSHAAEHVK
- the ZFPM1 gene encoding zinc finger protein ZFPM1 isoform X3, whose product is MERRFGHAHAHMPGPFSTPSADRGHAELPHSPESSLGDMEAGEEMQLVGTSHTEQKATAPEALSPPSTDELEPVVQDGQRRVRARLSLAMGLSWGPFHGSVQTGASSPGQVEPSPALTLLLVDEACWLRTLPQALTEAEANTEIHRKDDALWCRVTKPVPAGGLLSVLLTAEPRSTPGHPVKKEPAEPMCPAPAHDLQLLPQQAGMASILATAVINKDVFPCKDCGIWYRSERNLQAHLLYYCASRQGAGSPAAAAADEKPKETYPNERVCPFPQCRKSCPSASSLEIHMRSHSGERPFVCLICLSAFTTKANCERHLKVHTDTLSGVCHSCGFISTTRDILYSHLVTNHMVCQPGSKGEIYSPGAGHPATKLPPDSLGSFQQQHTTLHGPLASADLGLAPTPSPGLDRKALAEATNGEARAAPQNGGSSGPPAAPRSIKLEAVEEPEAARAPGTGEPGPQAPSRTPSPRSPAPARVKAELSSPTPVSSPVPGELSLAGALFLPQYVFGPDAAPPASEILAKMSELVHSRLQQGAGAGAGGAQTGLFAGAPKGATCFECEITFSNVNNYYVHKRLYCSGRRAPEDAPAARRPKAPPGPARAPPGPPAEPDAPRSSPGPGASEDGAGGAATPEDGAGGRGSEGSQSPGSSVDDAEDDPSRTLCEACNIRFSRHETYSVHKRYYCASRHDPPPRRPAAPPGTPGPAVPPAPAPVAPVRTRRRRKLYELHAAGAPPPPPPGHAPAPESPRPGSGSGSGPGTAPARSPGPAADGPIDLSKKPRRPPAGASAPALADYHECTACRVSFHSLEAYLAHKKYSCPAAPPPGALGLPAAACPYCPPNGPVRGDLLEHFRLAHGLLLGAPLAGPGVEARTPADRGPSPAPAPAASPQPEPRGPRDGLGPELQEPPPGPPPSPAAAPEAVPPPPAPPSYSDKGVQTPSKGTPAPLPNGNHRYCRLCNIKFSSLSTFIAHKKYYCSSHAAEHVK